One Chitinophagaceae bacterium C216 genomic window carries:
- the rmlD_2 gene encoding dTDP-4-dehydrorhamnose reductase — protein sequence MDERKKILVTGARGQLGSEIKTIADKYPAFEFLFTDRETLSVTDEAAILSYFQQHQPQYCINCAAYTAVDKAEDPAERSLVEALNSEAPGYLAKACTAYGAKLIHISTDYVFDGNGTVPYKEEDPTGPVSVYGITKLEGEKKALQYTNAIIIRTAWVYSTYGKNFVKTMIRLMQERPHINVVCDQYGTPTYAADLAEAIMQIIVSKKWRSGIYHYSNEGKISWYDFAVAIKDLIHADTEIKAIPTVAYPTPAKRPAWSVLDKTKIKETYNVPIPNWSNSLQACIQKLQ from the coding sequence ATGGATGAAAGAAAAAAAATACTGGTTACAGGTGCCAGAGGTCAATTGGGATCGGAAATAAAGACTATTGCAGACAAGTACCCTGCGTTTGAATTTTTATTTACCGATCGTGAAACCCTTTCCGTAACGGATGAAGCAGCCATTCTATCTTATTTTCAGCAGCATCAGCCGCAATATTGCATTAACTGTGCTGCCTATACGGCGGTAGATAAAGCTGAAGATCCTGCAGAGCGTAGTCTTGTAGAAGCTTTAAATAGCGAAGCGCCCGGCTATCTTGCAAAAGCTTGTACTGCTTATGGAGCTAAACTGATTCATATTTCTACAGATTATGTGTTTGACGGAAATGGAACTGTTCCTTATAAAGAAGAGGATCCTACCGGCCCTGTCAGTGTGTATGGTATTACTAAGCTGGAAGGAGAGAAAAAGGCGTTGCAGTATACAAATGCCATCATTATCCGTACGGCGTGGGTGTATTCCACATATGGGAAAAACTTTGTGAAGACTATGATACGGTTAATGCAGGAGCGTCCGCATATTAATGTAGTATGTGATCAGTATGGTACACCTACTTACGCCGCAGATTTAGCCGAAGCTATTATGCAAATTATTGTTTCAAAAAAATGGCGTTCGGGTATTTATCATTACTCTAATGAAGGGAAAATTAGTTGGTACGACTTTGCTGTGGCTATTAAAGATCTCATACATGCCGATACGGAGATAAAAGCTATTCCCACTGTAGCCTATCCTACACCGGCAAAAAGACCGGCATGGAGTGTATTGGATAAGACGAAAATTAAAGAAACATATAATGTCCCTATACCAAATTGGAGCAACAGTTTACAAGCTTGTATTCAGAAATTGCAATAA
- the rmlC gene encoding dTDP-4-dehydrorhamnose 3,5-epimerase, giving the protein MAFTETGIEGLLIFEPRVFEDYRGYFFESYNQSAFEAAGLHYNFVQDNQSFSKYGVVRGLHYQLNPYAQAKLVRVLQGRILDVAVDMRKSSPTYGKHFAIELSDENKKQLLIPKGFAHGFSVLSETALVMYKCDAFYNKESEAGIIYNDVDLAIDWRLPGGAAIVSEKDLELPSFKECINNFE; this is encoded by the coding sequence ATGGCTTTTACGGAAACAGGTATAGAAGGGTTGTTGATATTTGAACCCAGAGTTTTTGAAGACTATCGGGGATATTTTTTTGAATCCTACAACCAATCGGCATTTGAAGCGGCTGGCCTGCATTACAATTTTGTACAAGACAATCAGTCTTTTTCAAAATATGGGGTAGTGCGGGGGTTGCACTATCAGTTGAATCCGTATGCACAAGCTAAACTGGTCAGGGTATTGCAAGGCCGGATTTTGGATGTCGCTGTAGATATGCGAAAAAGTTCTCCTACCTATGGTAAACATTTTGCTATTGAGCTCTCTGATGAAAATAAGAAGCAATTGTTGATACCTAAAGGTTTTGCCCATGGTTTTTCCGTATTGAGTGAAACTGCTCTTGTAATGTATAAATGCGATGCTTTCTACAATAAAGAGAGTGAGGCCGGTATTATTTATAATGATGTAGATTTAGCTATTGATTGGCGGTTACCCGGAGGCGCGGCTATCGTATCAGAAAAAGATTTGGAGCTGCCTTCCTTTAAAGAGTGCATCAATAACTTCGAATAA
- the wbpE gene encoding UDP-2-acetamido-2-deoxy-3-oxo-D-glucuronate aminotransferase, protein MRPIQMVDTRNQYLKIKNEVDKAVLEVMDSAAYINGPAVKEFASNLAAYLQVKHVIPCANGTDALQIALMALDLKPGDEVITPSFTYIATTEVVALLGLKPVFVEVDKDTFCMDIADLEKKITPNTKVIVPVHLYGQAANMEAIMQIAEKYQLYVVEDNAQAIGCTVTFTNGEKKKTGTIGHIGCTSFYPSKNLGAFGDGGAICTNDDDLAEKMQMIANHGQSRRYYHDVVGCNSRLDSIQAAILNVKLKHLDVYNAARQKVAAYYDQAFSGNKKIITPITAAFTNHVYHQYTLKLNNVDRDGLVAFLADKKIPAMIYYPVPGHRQKMFAHFKTEQQDMPVTDWLTERVISLPIHTEMDEEQLQYITHSVLEFVNQ, encoded by the coding sequence ATGCGTCCTATACAAATGGTTGATACACGCAACCAGTATCTTAAGATTAAGAATGAGGTTGATAAAGCGGTGTTGGAAGTGATGGACAGTGCTGCTTATATCAACGGTCCTGCGGTTAAAGAATTTGCCAGTAATCTGGCGGCTTATTTACAGGTAAAGCATGTGATTCCCTGTGCCAATGGTACTGATGCACTGCAGATTGCTTTAATGGCATTAGACTTAAAACCCGGGGATGAGGTAATCACGCCGTCCTTTACCTATATTGCTACAACTGAGGTAGTGGCTTTGTTGGGACTGAAACCGGTGTTCGTGGAAGTTGATAAGGATACCTTTTGCATGGATATTGCCGATCTGGAAAAAAAGATCACCCCCAATACAAAAGTAATCGTACCAGTGCATCTGTATGGTCAAGCGGCAAATATGGAAGCTATTATGCAGATAGCCGAAAAATATCAACTGTATGTAGTAGAGGATAACGCCCAAGCTATCGGTTGTACCGTAACTTTTACCAATGGCGAAAAGAAAAAAACCGGCACTATTGGGCATATTGGCTGTACATCATTTTATCCCAGTAAAAATCTCGGCGCTTTTGGCGATGGGGGTGCAATATGTACCAACGACGATGACCTAGCTGAGAAAATGCAAATGATTGCGAATCACGGGCAAAGCCGCAGATATTATCATGATGTAGTAGGCTGTAACAGTAGACTGGACAGTATACAGGCTGCTATACTAAATGTGAAGTTGAAGCACCTAGATGTTTATAATGCAGCAAGGCAAAAGGTAGCTGCGTATTATGATCAAGCATTTAGTGGTAATAAAAAAATTATTACGCCGATTACGGCTGCTTTTACAAATCATGTTTATCATCAGTATACCTTAAAACTGAATAATGTAGACAGGGATGGATTAGTAGCCTTTCTCGCAGATAAGAAAATCCCTGCTATGATTTATTATCCTGTACCTGGGCATAGACAAAAAATGTTTGCGCATTTTAAAACCGAGCAACAGGATATGCCGGTTACAGACTGGCTTACAGAGCGTGTGATTTCTCTTCCCATTCATACCGAAATGGATGAGGAGCAGCTTCAATATATTACACACTCTGTGTTGGAGTTCGTAAATCAGTAA
- the mnmC_1 gene encoding tRNA 5-methylaminomethyl-2-thiouridine biosynthesis bifunctional protein MnmC — MNKTKVIVVGQGIAGTMLSWFLYKEGIDFVVIDDNISNTPSRTAAGIINPVTGRRVVTVWMDDILLPFAERTYKTMADFLNITAISSTSIIDFFPNPFMKESFLKKISQGAPYISIIDEKNYFSEYFQYEFGVGKIAPAYIVHLQNLLPAWRQFLLKNNLLISSSFKFSELKVDKNQINYQNIAAEKIIFCDGSPGNHNPFFSLLPFALNKGEALILDIPGLPSDMVYKKSMTLAPFGKEGVFWVGTNYLWDFDDDMPTESFRKHTEEVLKSWLKIPFRIVEHKAAIRPATVERRPFVGFHPLYPHVGILNGLGTKGCSLAPYFAAQLVAHITQNAPILPEADVNRFARILSRTEIS; from the coding sequence ATGAACAAAACAAAGGTTATCGTCGTTGGTCAGGGCATTGCAGGCACCATGCTGTCTTGGTTTTTATACAAAGAAGGGATTGATTTTGTCGTTATAGATGATAATATCAGCAATACCCCATCCAGAACTGCAGCAGGAATAATTAATCCTGTAACAGGTCGTCGTGTGGTAACCGTCTGGATGGATGATATACTATTGCCTTTTGCTGAAAGAACCTATAAGACAATGGCTGACTTCTTAAATATTACTGCCATTTCCTCCACCAGTATTATTGATTTCTTTCCTAATCCTTTTATGAAAGAAAGCTTCCTGAAAAAAATCAGCCAGGGAGCTCCTTATATCAGTATTATTGATGAAAAAAACTATTTTTCGGAATATTTTCAATATGAATTCGGAGTCGGGAAAATAGCGCCTGCCTATATTGTGCACTTGCAAAACCTATTGCCCGCCTGGCGTCAGTTTCTATTAAAGAACAACCTCCTCATATCAAGCAGTTTTAAATTTTCGGAACTGAAGGTTGACAAAAATCAAATTAACTATCAAAATATAGCGGCAGAAAAAATCATTTTCTGCGATGGCTCTCCGGGCAACCACAATCCGTTCTTCTCTCTGCTTCCTTTTGCACTCAATAAAGGCGAGGCCCTCATATTGGATATACCTGGTTTACCATCCGACATGGTTTATAAAAAATCAATGACACTAGCTCCCTTTGGCAAGGAAGGAGTGTTTTGGGTTGGTACTAATTATTTATGGGACTTTGACGACGATATGCCTACCGAATCCTTCAGAAAACATACCGAAGAAGTATTAAAAAGCTGGCTAAAAATACCTTTTCGCATTGTGGAGCATAAAGCTGCTATACGTCCTGCAACTGTAGAACGCAGACCCTTTGTAGGATTTCATCCTTTATATCCTCATGTGGGCATATTAAACGGATTAGGGACTAAAGGTTGCTCCCTTGCGCCTTATTTTGCTGCGCAATTAGTTGCTCATATTACTCAAAATGCTCCTATCCTTCCTGAAGCCGATGTAAATCGTTTTGCAAGAATTTTATCCAGAACAGAAATTTCATAA
- the dsbD gene encoding Thiol:disulfide interchange protein DsbD: MKQLLIILMSLWVGWGVSAQDSTHVRFSYAHKRVNNQVVEFTITAHVLQSDTRLYPLQQKPEDAVYSQVVFDSSVFSFLNGAIVEKGTIETEYDAILSVDVRCVKDSVQWVQQLNIPASETAVVKGQINYMYKSGDTFSSAEAVFREIIEPNAGDGPTIGVAPADTEGANPRDNSLWWIFLASFGGGLIALITPCVYSMIPVTVSFFTKRSNTKAKGIQNAIAYSLSIIIIFTLLGFVITLIFGPDALNKLATHWLANLIFFLIFLVFGISFLGAFDIELPAKWSTAADSNANTKSFKGIFFMALTLVIVSFSCTGPIIGNLLVLASQGSRLGPLVGMFGFSLALALPFALFAFFPSKLNALGKAGGWLNSVKVTLGFLELALALKFLSNADLTQGWRILDREIFLVLWIAIFLLLSLYLLGKLKFKHDDELPKNDFGLPYLSITRLFFAIVSLSFTIYLVPGLWGAPLHGVSAFLPPMGTQDFNADDIPSGHSLNSVPYVSGAADAESGVLPRPKKFAEVMKNNEPAVVVNNGLVTYFDYEEALEVARKVKKPLMLDFTGVNCVNCRKMEGQVWSHPEVMRRLKEHFVIASLYMDVHGKGVVLPVEEQYYSKHLGKHVETLGEKNTDLQISRFGSNAQPIYFFLDQNESPLAPQGYGYDASVEKFINHLDKVVEEYRNRQEE; the protein is encoded by the coding sequence ATGAAGCAATTGCTTATTATCCTGATGTCATTATGGGTGGGCTGGGGTGTAAGTGCTCAGGATTCGACGCATGTGAGATTTTCTTACGCGCACAAAAGAGTGAATAATCAAGTAGTGGAATTCACGATAACTGCTCATGTATTGCAGTCTGATACCCGCCTTTACCCGTTGCAGCAAAAACCTGAGGATGCTGTATATTCTCAAGTAGTATTTGATAGCAGTGTTTTTTCATTTTTAAATGGGGCTATTGTAGAGAAAGGCACTATCGAAACGGAGTACGATGCTATTTTATCGGTCGATGTACGGTGTGTCAAGGACTCCGTACAATGGGTACAACAGCTCAATATCCCTGCTTCGGAAACTGCTGTAGTAAAGGGGCAAATTAATTATATGTATAAATCCGGCGATACGTTCTCGTCGGCAGAAGCAGTTTTTCGTGAAATTATAGAACCCAATGCTGGAGATGGGCCAACGATAGGCGTAGCCCCTGCTGACACAGAGGGCGCTAATCCCAGGGATAATTCGTTATGGTGGATCTTTCTGGCTTCCTTTGGTGGCGGGCTGATAGCATTAATCACTCCTTGTGTATACTCTATGATACCGGTTACCGTAAGCTTCTTCACCAAAAGAAGCAACACGAAGGCCAAAGGAATACAGAATGCCATTGCGTATTCTTTATCCATCATCATTATTTTTACTTTACTAGGATTTGTAATTACACTGATTTTCGGGCCTGATGCACTTAATAAGTTGGCCACGCACTGGCTAGCCAATTTGATATTCTTTTTAATATTTCTGGTCTTTGGTATTTCCTTTCTGGGCGCCTTCGATATTGAATTGCCAGCTAAATGGAGTACGGCTGCTGATAGTAATGCCAACACTAAAAGTTTTAAAGGCATCTTTTTCATGGCTCTTACTTTGGTGATTGTGTCGTTTTCCTGCACTGGTCCTATTATTGGCAACCTATTGGTGTTGGCTTCGCAAGGTAGCCGGTTAGGTCCACTCGTGGGTATGTTCGGTTTTTCTCTGGCACTCGCTTTACCATTTGCACTTTTTGCCTTTTTCCCCAGCAAGTTAAACGCACTGGGAAAAGCAGGGGGGTGGCTTAACTCAGTAAAGGTAACTTTAGGTTTTCTGGAGCTAGCTTTAGCGCTCAAGTTTCTTTCCAACGCCGACCTTACACAAGGGTGGCGCATTCTGGATAGAGAAATCTTTTTAGTACTCTGGATTGCAATTTTCCTTTTGTTAAGCTTGTACTTATTGGGAAAGCTCAAGTTTAAACATGATGACGAATTGCCCAAAAATGATTTCGGATTACCATATTTATCTATCACACGTTTATTTTTCGCGATAGTTTCTTTGTCATTTACGATATATCTAGTTCCCGGTTTGTGGGGTGCTCCGCTGCATGGAGTAAGTGCTTTCTTGCCACCCATGGGAACTCAGGACTTTAATGCAGATGATATTCCCTCGGGGCATTCTTTAAATAGTGTTCCTTATGTCTCTGGTGCCGCAGACGCTGAAAGTGGAGTACTTCCTAGACCTAAAAAGTTTGCAGAGGTGATGAAGAATAATGAACCCGCTGTAGTTGTAAATAATGGGCTGGTTACGTATTTCGATTATGAAGAAGCGTTGGAAGTTGCTCGGAAAGTGAAGAAACCATTGATGCTTGATTTTACCGGTGTGAACTGTGTCAATTGTCGAAAAATGGAAGGACAAGTGTGGAGTCATCCCGAAGTTATGCGTCGTTTGAAAGAGCATTTTGTTATAGCGTCTTTATATATGGATGTACATGGCAAGGGAGTAGTTTTGCCCGTTGAAGAACAGTACTACTCCAAACATCTCGGAAAACATGTTGAAACACTTGGTGAAAAAAATACCGATTTGCAAATATCTCGTTTTGGCTCTAATGCACAGCCTATTTATTTCTTTTTAGACCAAAACGAATCGCCTCTGGCTCCCCAAGGCTACGGTTATGATGCATCAGTAGAAAAATTTATCAATCATCTCGATAAAGTAGTCGAAGAATATCGGAATAGGCAAGAAGAATAA
- the pal_4 gene encoding Peptidoglycan-associated lipoprotein, translated as MSNRILKASLFLIISGILFSGCVSTKKFTALQEDYNSLNSRYQTVVSQHQNTQIELAASQARVKSLEELLRQERANNASLKKSLASLQATLDKSITQNTQGNINISKLVDEINASNRYIQHLVNAKNKSDSLNIILINNLTRSLSRDELKDVDIKVLKGVVYISLSDNMLYKSGSYEISERAGEVLRKIAKIILDYKDYDVLVEGNTDNVPIHRPNIRNNWDLSALRASSVVQALQNDYGVDPKRLTAGGRGEYNPVADNDTEEGRTRNRRTEIIITPKLDQFMELIEQAPKNEESSVTNG; from the coding sequence ATGAGTAATCGAATATTGAAAGCTTCACTGTTTCTTATAATCAGTGGCATATTGTTTTCGGGGTGTGTAAGTACCAAGAAGTTTACGGCTTTACAGGAAGACTATAATAGTCTTAACAGCCGATATCAAACGGTGGTGAGTCAACATCAGAATACCCAGATAGAATTGGCGGCAAGTCAAGCACGTGTGAAAAGCTTGGAGGAGCTATTGAGGCAGGAGCGAGCCAATAACGCATCGCTTAAAAAATCGCTTGCTTCACTACAGGCTACGCTGGATAAGAGCATTACCCAAAATACACAAGGTAATATCAACATATCAAAACTGGTGGATGAAATTAATGCCTCAAATCGCTATATCCAGCATTTGGTAAATGCTAAGAACAAAAGCGATTCTTTAAATATTATTCTAATTAACAATCTTACCCGTTCTCTCAGCCGCGATGAGTTGAAGGATGTAGACATTAAGGTGCTGAAAGGGGTGGTATATATCTCCTTATCTGATAATATGCTTTACAAATCGGGAAGCTATGAGATCTCGGAACGTGCAGGAGAAGTATTGCGTAAGATTGCAAAAATTATTTTGGACTATAAAGATTATGATGTGCTGGTAGAAGGTAATACCGATAACGTACCTATTCATCGTCCGAATATTCGTAATAATTGGGATTTGAGTGCCCTGCGTGCATCATCTGTAGTTCAAGCTTTGCAAAACGATTATGGAGTGGATCCCAAACGCCTGACAGCTGGAGGACGTGGTGAGTATAATCCCGTGGCTGATAATGATACCGAAGAAGGGCGCACCAGAAACCGCCGTACCGAGATTATCATTACGCCTAAATTGGATCAGTTTATGGAGTTGATTGAGCAAGCTCCCAAAAATGAGGAAAGCTCAGTAACCAACGGGTAA